A section of the Nitrospirota bacterium genome encodes:
- a CDS encoding valine--tRNA ligase: protein MSTPQLDKSYDPKAVEARWYEVWTQKGYFHASPTHPGQPYSIVIPPPNVTGSLHVGHALNHSIQDILVRWRRMQGRNVLWLPGTDHAGIATQNVVEKQLMAEGASRESLGRERFIERIWQWKATSGDTIIRQQKRLGESCDWDRLRFTMDEGLSKAVLEVFVRLHEEGLIYRGERLINWCPRCLTALSDIEVEHEDIKGKLYSIEYPLEQDPTVRLTVATTRPETMLGDMAVAVHPEDPRYNKLIGQRVRLPLTNRTIPIVGDAILVDREFGTGAVKITPAHDFNDFEAGERHGLPRLPIFDHQALLDREGLTAAGVEPAVIEAIATLPALKARTKIEQLLKDRELLTKVDDHKMAIGKCYRCKTVVEPCLSPQWFVKIKPLAEPAIQAVVDGRIRIIPEGWTNNYLGWMREIKDWCISRQIWWGHQIPAWYCRSCNKDLIVEGATSTDSAMATPRLTILQGATPIVGKTAPTTCPTCKGHDFIRDPDVLDTWFSSALWPFSTLGWPEQTADLKTYYPTSTLVTGLDILFFWVARMIMMGLKFMGEVPFRDVYIHALVRDAEGQKMSKSKGNVIDPLHVMEQFGTDALRFTLAAMASPGRDIKLAEERIEGYRNFANKIWNATRFSLMNLDGPRTVNAPAERSFPDRWILSRLNHTIQVVTTELEAYRFDRAANALYQFIWHEYCDWYLELIKPTLQNSASPDAPGTRQTLVDTLETTMRLLHPFMPFLTEEIWQTLPRQGESIVVQRYPTHEAAWMAPDMDHRFTLLEQTIGLVRSSRVLLNYPPGQPITFYVSHDEPQKQAHLDQLKPYLAHLGRGTVELTPSGTWQTEFMLRLIREGLSVGVMVVGDVDLNKALDRLLKQQSEQTKEMERLEGKLRNQEFTAKAPPEVITDHQDRLASLRLDQSMLANSEEQLRAMLGT, encoded by the coding sequence ATGAGCACACCCCAACTCGACAAAAGCTACGATCCCAAGGCCGTTGAAGCGCGCTGGTATGAAGTCTGGACCCAGAAAGGCTATTTTCACGCCTCGCCGACCCATCCGGGCCAGCCCTACAGCATTGTCATTCCACCTCCCAACGTCACAGGCTCGCTCCACGTCGGCCATGCGCTGAACCACTCGATACAGGACATCCTGGTGCGCTGGCGGAGGATGCAGGGCCGCAATGTGCTCTGGCTGCCAGGCACCGACCATGCCGGTATTGCCACGCAAAACGTCGTGGAAAAGCAGCTCATGGCAGAAGGGGCTTCGCGGGAATCTTTGGGACGAGAACGGTTCATCGAGCGGATCTGGCAATGGAAGGCCACCTCCGGCGATACCATCATCCGTCAACAAAAACGACTGGGAGAATCCTGCGACTGGGACCGGCTTCGTTTCACGATGGACGAAGGCCTCTCGAAGGCAGTCCTCGAAGTCTTCGTCCGCTTACATGAAGAAGGCCTGATCTATCGGGGTGAGCGGCTGATCAACTGGTGCCCCCGCTGCCTGACGGCCCTCTCCGACATCGAAGTCGAGCACGAAGACATCAAAGGGAAGCTCTATTCGATTGAATATCCACTGGAGCAGGATCCGACCGTTCGCCTCACCGTCGCCACCACCAGACCGGAAACGATGCTCGGCGACATGGCTGTGGCAGTCCATCCGGAAGATCCCCGCTACAATAAATTGATCGGGCAGCGGGTCCGCCTCCCCCTCACCAACCGCACCATTCCAATCGTGGGCGATGCGATCCTCGTCGACCGCGAGTTCGGCACAGGCGCCGTGAAGATCACCCCGGCGCACGACTTCAATGACTTTGAAGCGGGAGAACGACATGGTTTGCCCCGGCTGCCCATCTTTGATCACCAGGCCCTGCTCGATCGCGAGGGACTCACAGCAGCCGGAGTCGAACCAGCCGTCATCGAGGCCATCGCCACCCTGCCCGCCCTCAAGGCACGGACCAAGATCGAGCAACTCCTAAAAGATCGCGAGCTCCTCACGAAAGTCGACGACCACAAAATGGCCATCGGCAAATGCTACCGCTGCAAGACGGTGGTCGAGCCCTGCCTCTCGCCTCAATGGTTCGTGAAGATCAAACCGCTGGCAGAACCGGCCATCCAGGCCGTGGTGGACGGACGCATCCGCATCATTCCGGAAGGCTGGACGAACAACTATCTCGGCTGGATGAGGGAGATCAAAGACTGGTGTATCTCACGCCAAATCTGGTGGGGCCATCAAATCCCCGCCTGGTATTGCCGCAGTTGCAACAAGGACTTGATCGTTGAGGGTGCCACCTCGACTGACTCAGCCATGGCCACGCCACGACTCACGATCCTCCAAGGGGCCACACCGATCGTTGGGAAGACCGCTCCCACGACTTGTCCAACCTGCAAGGGTCATGACTTCATCCGCGATCCGGACGTTCTCGATACCTGGTTCTCCTCAGCCCTCTGGCCCTTCTCGACCTTGGGATGGCCGGAGCAGACGGCTGATCTCAAAACCTACTACCCGACCTCCACCCTCGTGACCGGCCTCGATATTCTCTTCTTCTGGGTCGCCCGCATGATCATGATGGGATTGAAGTTCATGGGCGAGGTGCCCTTCCGGGACGTCTATATCCATGCTCTCGTGCGGGATGCCGAAGGGCAGAAGATGAGCAAATCGAAGGGCAACGTGATCGATCCGCTCCATGTGATGGAACAGTTCGGCACCGACGCGCTCCGCTTCACCCTGGCCGCGATGGCCTCGCCTGGCCGCGACATCAAACTCGCGGAGGAACGGATCGAAGGTTATCGCAACTTCGCCAACAAGATTTGGAATGCGACCAGGTTCAGCCTCATGAATCTGGACGGGCCTCGCACGGTGAATGCACCAGCAGAACGCAGCTTCCCGGACCGCTGGATTTTGAGTCGCCTCAATCACACGATCCAGGTCGTCACCACAGAACTGGAAGCCTATCGATTCGACCGAGCCGCCAATGCTCTGTACCAGTTCATCTGGCACGAGTACTGCGACTGGTACCTCGAACTGATCAAGCCCACACTCCAAAATTCTGCCAGCCCCGATGCGCCTGGCACCAGACAGACCCTGGTCGATACGCTGGAAACCACGATGCGGCTCCTGCATCCCTTCATGCCGTTTCTCACAGAAGAAATCTGGCAGACCCTCCCCCGCCAGGGCGAGAGCATCGTGGTGCAACGCTATCCCACCCACGAAGCAGCCTGGATGGCGCCGGACATGGACCATCGGTTTACGCTGCTGGAACAGACCATCGGCCTGGTACGCTCCTCCCGCGTCCTCTTGAACTATCCGCCGGGACAACCGATCACCTTCTACGTCTCGCACGACGAGCCGCAGAAGCAGGCTCACCTGGACCAGCTCAAACCCTATCTCGCCCATCTCGGACGAGGCACGGTCGAACTGACCCCGTCAGGAACCTGGCAAACCGAGTTCATGCTCCGATTGATCAGAGAAGGCTTATCAGTCGGTGTCATGGTGGTGGGCGACGTGGATCTCAATAAAGCGCTGGATCGCCTGCTCAAGCAGCAATCGGAGCAGACGAAGGAAATGGAGCGGCTGGAAGGAAAACTGCGCAATCAGGAATTTACCGCCAAGGCCCCGCCGGAAGTCATTACCGATCACCAGGATCGATTGGCAAGCCTACGCCTTGATCAAAGCATGCTCGCCAACAGCGAGGAACAGTTGCGCGCCATGCTGGGGACCTAA
- the nadC gene encoding carboxylating nicotinate-nucleotide diphosphorylase has translation MIKAPVADIGRAVRLALQEDLPHGDVTTAVLFPAPVPARARIVAQQSLVVAGLAAAIHVFRAIDPSLILSIHRQDGDLAQDGDCLLQIEGDGRSILTAERVALNFLQHLSGIATLTSQFCDAVHGYPVTILDTRKTTPGLRALQKWAVLLGGGTNHRPSLSDGILIKDNHLALLRRTARPIKTACRKANARAPRGMTVIVEVESLAEVKQALTEQVDIILLDNMTPTMVRQAVKLIKGHALVEVSGGITLSNVRAMATAGPDRISIGALTHSAPAATMSLVLEPPRRLRKAK, from the coding sequence ATGATCAAGGCTCCGGTTGCCGACATAGGCCGCGCCGTTAGGCTGGCGCTCCAGGAAGACCTCCCGCACGGCGACGTTACAACCGCCGTCCTCTTTCCTGCTCCCGTTCCGGCTCGCGCGCGCATCGTTGCGCAGCAATCGCTGGTGGTCGCAGGACTCGCCGCGGCCATTCATGTGTTTCGCGCCATCGATCCATCTCTCATCCTCTCCATCCACCGCCAAGATGGGGACCTGGCGCAGGATGGAGACTGTCTCCTCCAGATCGAAGGCGATGGACGATCCATCCTCACGGCGGAACGAGTCGCCCTGAACTTTCTTCAACACCTCTCCGGGATCGCCACCTTGACGAGCCAGTTCTGCGATGCCGTTCACGGATACCCCGTCACCATCCTGGATACGAGAAAAACGACTCCCGGCTTGCGAGCCCTTCAGAAATGGGCGGTCCTCCTCGGCGGAGGCACGAATCATCGTCCGTCCCTGAGCGACGGCATCCTCATCAAGGACAATCATCTGGCGCTCCTGCGCCGAACAGCCAGGCCCATCAAAACAGCTTGCCGCAAGGCCAACGCCAGAGCGCCCCGCGGCATGACGGTGATTGTAGAAGTGGAATCCTTGGCGGAAGTGAAACAAGCCCTAACAGAGCAAGTCGATATCATCCTGCTGGATAACATGACCCCAACCATGGTCCGTCAAGCCGTCAAGTTGATCAAAGGCCATGCGCTCGTGGAAGTGTCAGGCGGCATCACGTTGAGCAATGTGCGGGCGATGGCGACAGCAGGGCCGGACCGCATCTCCATCGGCGCCCTCACCCATTCGGCTCCCGCCGCGACGATGAGCCTAGTGCTCGAACCACCGCGCCGGCTTCGCAAGGCGAAATAA